AATACCGAATCAGCCATCGAAGCGATTCGTTTACTATTGGCACAACCCAAGGAAACTCGGCCGGATTTCGGCGGAATCTACAACAATCCCAACATGTTCCAAGCGATCACGGTGTCCACCGGAGCGGATGGAACGACGGCGTCCAATTTTTCGGTGATCGCAACCGATTTAGACGAAACGGGGCGTTACGGCGGGATACGATTCGGTTTGCGTGACGAATCGGCCAAGCTGAATGTCAACACTCTGCCGATTTTGGATCAATACAGCGACGCGATCATGGCGTTGGTGCCGGTGGATGATTCATCGACCGAAGTCCTTTCGGACAGTATCGCCGTGAACCTGCTGATGGCATTGCCCGGCATGACCGAGGATGTCGCCGAAGCCATCCTGGACTGGATCGATGAAGACGATGAGGCCCGCGAACTAGGCGTTGAATCGGAGTACTACAACACTTTGGCCACGCCCTACGACGCCGCCAACGGTCCGTTGCAGTCGGTGGAGGAACTTCTGCTGATTCGTGGGGTCACACCCACTTTGTTGTTCGGGGCCGACGCGAATCGAAACGGCGTTTTGGATGCCGACGAACAGCAGCGTTTTGGTGTGGGGATCGAAACAGCCGGGGCGCTCGGTTGGGCTGCCTACTTGACGGTTCACGGCGCTGAATCGAACCGTCGTGAAGATGGCAGTGATCGCGTCAACGTGAATCAAGACGATCTGGAACTGCTTTACGACCAACTGATGGATGCGTTGGGAGATGAGTCGTATGCCAGTTACATCGTGGCTTATCGCATCGCCGGTCAGGCCGATCAGGCGTCGGATGTGGAAAACCTGAACGCGGCTTTGGGGATCGACGCCGATACCGCGCAGCAGACGGCCGGTGAAGACGATGCCGGTGGTGGCCCC
The DNA window shown above is from Crateriforma spongiae and carries:
- a CDS encoding type II secretion system minor pseudopilin, with the protein product MIAGSNDGPTESINRYPKASTAKRPAFFLVLALIVVTVATLACYSFTELMVAYDDSAYLSADIVQTRVNTESAIEAIRLLLAQPKETRPDFGGIYNNPNMFQAITVSTGADGTTASNFSVIATDLDETGRYGGIRFGLRDESAKLNVNTLPILDQYSDAIMALVPVDDSSTEVLSDSIAVNLLMALPGMTEDVAEAILDWIDEDDEARELGVESEYYNTLATPYDAANGPLQSVEELLLIRGVTPTLLFGADANRNGVLDADEQQRFGVGIETAGALGWAAYLTVHGAESNRREDGSDRVNVNQDDLELLYDQLMDALGDESYASYIVAYRIAGQADQASDVENLNAALGIDADTAQQTAGEDDAGGGPSQPWAAEALDELDLSGGGSNQLGQVLDLIGSTVSIGQGDSAVSYQSPFAEDPISMALYMPLLMDALTTQDSYVTPGRINLNECPAELLYGIPLLDSETVDLILEYRAEETDDVNRHFETWPMVAGLITLDQMKILQPLLTGGGDVYSAQIVGYYETSGAFHRTDVLIDATTVNPKIVAQRDLSHLGRGFDLTTLGIRGLATATTQ